Below is a window of Bacilli bacterium DNA.
CTTGGCGCGTTGCGCAAACGCCGCTTTTTCCGGTTTGGAATGCTCCGCGGACGGTTTTGAAACCATTGCAACGGCCCGCGAATAATAAAGTCTTTCCAATCGGCAAAGTATGTCGGCGACATCGGCGCCATATACGGGGCGCCCATCGAAGTGATCGATACCATGTGCGTGATCGCAACGAGCGCGCC
It encodes the following:
- a CDS encoding spore germination protein — its product is AGFIGAPTVVIVSISAIFAFVITPITEVISMLRILLLIPTVVFGIFGITVGALVAITHMVSITSMGAPYMAPMSPTYFADWKDFIIRGPLQWFQNRPRSIPNRKKRRLRNAPRKW